In Burkholderia savannae, one genomic interval encodes:
- a CDS encoding class I SAM-dependent methyltransferase: MDGIGRFGSKPNDTKSIKLQAPLDRIVTSGIADLRVSHYYFDEPLFDEYELTTVRATWDFSAAESIVRDGYNILDLGCGDGRLLLHLAEKFSLKESFGIDISPVAIDRFNASIHHSHVHALQGDIFDLPTLITQRRFDVVTFGDATVNFILDDDKLEVLLRSAKARLRDAGSRIMVAVFGDGTPERLSFMDKRCTVVPFRRSNGEAALIWWAYKYDSDKLIMHRSVFAQSGRNENGNIEGVVCDLRDRMWTPSTLVPIAEASGLTVEKVIASEVQDGTAVGMATAIVILKSA, translated from the coding sequence ATGGATGGTATAGGGCGCTTCGGATCGAAGCCAAACGATACGAAATCAATCAAACTGCAAGCCCCTTTGGATCGCATCGTGACATCGGGCATAGCGGATCTCAGAGTCAGCCATTACTATTTCGACGAGCCGTTATTCGACGAATATGAATTGACGACCGTCCGTGCGACATGGGATTTTTCCGCCGCGGAATCCATTGTCCGGGATGGATACAATATTCTCGATCTAGGCTGCGGCGATGGCCGGCTGCTCCTGCACCTCGCTGAAAAATTCTCGCTGAAGGAGAGCTTTGGCATCGACATCTCTCCGGTCGCCATCGATCGCTTCAATGCGTCCATCCATCACAGCCACGTTCACGCGCTCCAGGGCGACATATTTGATCTGCCGACGCTGATCACACAACGGCGCTTCGACGTCGTGACGTTTGGCGATGCGACCGTCAATTTCATTCTGGACGACGATAAGCTCGAAGTGCTGTTGCGCAGCGCGAAGGCACGGTTGCGCGACGCCGGATCGAGGATCATGGTCGCCGTATTCGGTGACGGAACGCCCGAGCGTCTTTCGTTCATGGACAAACGATGCACAGTGGTGCCGTTTCGGCGCAGCAACGGGGAAGCCGCGCTCATCTGGTGGGCCTACAAATACGACAGCGACAAGCTGATCATGCATCGATCGGTCTTCGCGCAATCGGGACGGAATGAAAACGGGAATATCGAAGGAGTCGTATGCGATCTTCGAGACCGGATGTGGACGCCGTCGACACTCGTCCCCATCGCGGAGGCCAGCGGCCTCACGGTCGAAAAAGTGATCGCATCCGAAGTGCAGGACGGGACGGCCGTGGGCATGGCAACGGCAATTGTCATACTGAAATCGGCTTGA